The sequence CGTCAGGGGCCCTGATGATGAGGCCAGAGTCCCAGGGAAGGGCGAGGCACTGGAAGCTCCAGCGAAGCCCTCGTTCGCCACCGCCCACTCTCCCAACCAGGACCCACAGCCGGGCAAGGGCCACTCACCGGAGCCGTGACGGGGGCCTGCTTCCGCTTCCGGGTCACGCTACTCTCGCTCTGACAGCGTGCCGCCCACCAACCACAGCCCCTCGGTTCTGTCGCCTCTACCGTCGCCGCCGTTTCCGGATTAAACGACCTGACGTCACAGGCCCCGTCGGCACCGGGAATGCTGGGAGGCGACAAGAGCGCGCGTGCGCACGCGCTCTGGCACGGGGAGACGCCCAGGCGCATGCGCAGTAGCTTCTGTTTCTCGGGTGCAGCGAGGATCTTCTACAGGTTCGACTGCCGCCTAAGGGAGTGGAGCCACACCCGGAGCCCCGGCGGGGTTGCTGTAACTTCGGGTGTCTTCCGTCTAGTCCCCTCAGAAGTGTTGCATTCCACCATATCACCCACTAGAGGGCCCTGCTCGTCCGAAGGACCCTGACATCTCCCTGATGTTTCTGGACCTCAGGCACCTGGTAGCAACCAGTAGCACCCACCAGGGTTCTCCTCCGCGGGCCCACCCATGGCAGAAGGGAGCAGAGCTGGAGACGGCGCGGACTTTCCCCTATGTTGGCTTACCGGCCTGGAAGCCAGCGGTTATGGGATCCTGCCCCTCCCTCATCCCAGACTGGGATTCATCCCACTCAACCCAAGGCTTGGAGCTTGGTCCCCCCCATTAGCCGGAGGGCTGCTCCAGCCACTGGGCAGCCTGCTAAGGGGTGCCCAATGCCACCTGTGACCACACCTCCCACCACTCTTGCCACAGGAGCCCTGGTGGACATCACCTGTCCCTCCCACCCAAcagaaggaagaggcagaggcTATGCAGTAACATTCCCCTTTAATAGCCTGGTGGAACCTCCAGTGGTGGAGGGGGAGTTGTGCCAGGGCCCCGGCCATCCAGTCCCCTTGGCCACCCACCCCAGAGCCCAGAGTGGGGGGCTGGACAGCACCCAGCAGGGGGCTAGACAAGCCAATTCATTTCCCATCGCTGAGTGGGTCGGGGGAGGCTGTGCCGACCTTAATCACatggtggttaaaaaaaaaaaataggagcggctggcagggaggggaggcaagGCCAGGGCATGGGATTTCCCCACCGGCCGCCCCATGCCCCCCACCTGTGGcccccaataaatatttgcagggGATGCCGGGGCTGGTGGCCCTGGCAGGGGTGGGTGCGTGTGCCAACCCTATTTCAGGCAGCGCTCGAAGTAGGTAGAGCCGATATAGCCACCCCGCATGGAGCGCTGCACGTTCTGCTCAAACAGCCGCCGGTTGTTCTGCAGGACCTCGGCGGCCTCCTTGTTCAGTGGGTCTTCAGGGTTGGGCTCCTGTGGCCGGTATGGGTGGAGGTCAACAAGCCCAAGGAGCAGAGGGCCAACCTTcccctacccacccacccacccctacTCACCAAGAAGAGATACTGCAGGCCATAAATTATGGAGTTTATCGTAAGGACTGGCTTCCAGTCCTCTCTGTGGGCAGAAAGTATAAGGGTCAGGGGATTGGTGAATGGGAGGCTGTCACAGGCCCTGTGGGGACTGGACAGGTTAGACCCAGCGCACGGGACAATGCAGATGTGAAAGACTAGGTGGAGGGCACAGAGCAGGACAGGTCAGGGACAAAGCCAAGATCaagccatgagaaagaaaacatggaGATGAAAAGACAGAGGGACCAGAccacaaaggagagagaaggggggatGGAGACCGTTGCAGTGCAAGGCCATGAGGAGGGCCTGGCACGCAGGGCTAGGGATAGCAGTGGAGGGCCAGCGCCCTCACCTGAGGATGTTGAGGCAGACGTTGCCCTCGAGGTCAATGTTGGGGTGATAGACCATCGTCTCACACTTCACCTTGGGGGGGTCATGCGGGTAACCCTGGCCCACCTGGCTCCAGGAAAAGAGAGGGGAGGTGGATAGGTACCCTGGCAGTTGCCTCCTCAGCCCAGGGGGCCACCCCTGCCCACCTGGGACTCACCTTAAAACTGAACACAAACTTCCCGCTTTTGTAGAAGCCCTgttggggaagaagagaggaaggtgtTAGGGCTGCATCCTGCAGGGCCCGACAGGTGAACCAGGTCTCCCTACTTGAGGTGAGGCCTTTCTCAGGTCTATGCCTGGGAGTCCAGCTGAGTGTGCCCTCACCTCATCAGGACAGATAACCAGCTTGAAGTTGAGGAGGTCGTCCGGATCTGAGAAGCTGATGTCACACGTTTTGGGCAGGTTCAGCTCGTTTATGTCTGCATTTGCACAACAGAGAaggggaacaaagaaaagaaagggagatggAGGAAGCTAAGTCCAAGTGTCAGCAGAGCCCCCATGGCCTCCTCCAGGACTCCCAGGGCTCTGTCCTGGGCTGTGCCCCACATCCCCAACCCTCTCCCTGCTTTTTCCACTCCCTAGTCTCCAGGCAGGCTCTTCTGGATCCCCAACACACCCCAACCATGCATCTtcaattgtggctctgctctagCTCCCGGCCCAGGGTAATCAACAATCCTTTTGAATGCACAGCACCAAGTCCCAGCACCCAACAGCTGGGTCCCCTCAACCCAGCTCCTAAATGCCCCCACTCCCATGTGGCCCCCAAGAGTCTCTGACTACCCTAAACCCCAGGATCCCCAGCCATGACCTCGACTTTATAGTGGACACTGCTGGTCCCCATTTGTCCACCCAAACTCAAGGACCCTGCCCCCCGTACCATAAGTCATCCCCTCACCAATCCCAGGCCCCCGttgtccctcctcttctctctctgcttgttGTCCCAAATACAGGTTCCCATCTGATCTCAGACCTGTGAGTCCCCAGTCTCCCTACGCTATACCACTGTCTGACTCTAAGATTCCCAACACCTCCAGCACAATAGACTAAATCCAACCCCACTCCTGTTTCCAATTCCTGGAACGCATtatcctctctcctccacctgtcACCCCAAACTCCAAATTGCCAAGTGACCCCCCCCAAGACCCACGATTCCTAGGCCCCAGAATCTACTCCACTCCATCTGACTCCACCCAGTGACCCCAACATAATACACTAAATCCTCTCCCACTACTATCCCCAATCCCAATATCATCTCTGCCTGTCACCTAGTTACTATCTGACTCCCAGACTCTGGAGAGTCccaggccccccaccccccccctccACCGCCTGACCCTCAAATTCCCGGTCCCTAGTACCAGATGCCTAGTTTTCCAAATATCCTAAATGCCCCATCCTCGGTCCCCCGTCTCTGAGCCCCTGGTGACTACATTACCCTGCCTCTCATTTCCCCATCCCCCCCAACCCCTAGGCTCTGACCGCCGACCCCCCACATCCGCGGCCTCCCCGTCTCTGACATCTCTGATCCCCGGTGACCGCATTATCCCACTCATGACTCCCACatcaccccaccccaggccctgaCCATTATCTCCTACCTCCATCCCCTAACCCCTTACCCTTCTGGATTCGCAGCTGCGCCGCCGACGCCTTCTTGCTGCTGCCCTTGGTGCCGCCCGCcgactcctcctccttcttctgctGCTTCAGCGAGAACAGCTTGATCatcctgccgccgccgccgctgccgccgctgcgGGGCCCGGGACCCCGGCCACCCggccccccgccgccgcccccgccgcccgcgcTGCCTCTGCCACTCGGACTCGCCGCCGCGGCCTCctccgctgctgccgccgcccgCCCGGCCTGCCGCGCCGCTCCGCGCCCACCGCGCGGCCCGCGTCGGCTCCCGTAGTCCGGCTCTGGCCTGGCCCGGCGCCTCGGGCTCCCTCGGCGGCGCTCGGGCCGACTCGGCTGTTCTCGGACCCGCTCGGCCCCGCCTCCACAGgccgctccctcctccccctcgcCCGCTCAGGTCTCCTCAGGCCCAGCTGAGGCTACGGACGCGGGCTCCTGGGGCCGCGCCGCTTGCTTGTTCACTCGCTCCCTCTGCAAGGAGGGTGCAGCTCGAGGTGGAAAGAGGAGGCGGCGGCCGTGTACTGGAGGAGGCTCGGTTTCCGCGGCAGCAGCGGCTGCAGCGCCGGGTTCTGCAACGGCCTCGAGCGCCCCACCGCTTCGGATATTTCCGCCGCCTGCCCGCTTCGGCTCTTCCCGCCTGGCCTGCGTTCTGCGCCTGCGCAGCCACCGGTGCCTCCGCTCCGCGTTGCTGAGCGATGGGGCTCGGGGTTCGGGTTCTTTCGGCTGGGCTCGAGTATTTCCGATCATATAGGCCGTCCCACGGTCACTTCCGGGGAATCTCGCGGGTCCAGGAAGGGGGCGGTGCCGTCCCCATCTTTAAGTGAGGCAGACGCGAGCCGCTCCGTGCGCGGTCCGGCCGCTCAACTTCCGCTTGTGCTGATCGAGGCGGGTTTCGGTCAAATGAGGTCcttgcccccccccaccccccccgctGGAGGTGACAGAGGCAGGGTGATCACCGCAGGCTAGATCCTGGGCGACGCCAGGGGCGTTGTCTAGAGGGTGTGGGGTCGAGCACCCTCGGTGTCCCATCGCAAACCCAAAGAACCCGCTCGCGGAGACTCTGGTTGAGGTAAACAACAACTAAACTTGTATTGTGCCAGAGAGTGGTAAGCACCAAGGAGGTGTACACGGCTGGATATTTGGGGGACGGGACTTGGGACTGGGCCTCTCGGCGTGGGTCCTGAGTTCCAGCGGAGGCGCGCCACCATCTTCCGCCGTCTGCACTGGCAGGTGTGAGCGGGCCCAGCCTTCTCTCCAATCACAGCTCTGCGTGCTTCGAAGGGCGGGAGGAAGCGGTGCCGGGAGGTTCTGCGACTTCCGGCTGTCACCACGGAAACCGTCAGGCGGGTGAGCGGCGCCGAGAGGGCTGGCCAGGGCGGGAGGCCGGGCCGGTGGGGGCTGCCGGGGCTCTGCCGCTCAGCCCTTGCGCAGCCGAGTGCTGTCGCCTCCCGGAGCTCTGGGAGAAGTGGGCCCTCGGGCGGTCCGCCTGGGCCTGCGCCCGGGGCGTGCTCGTGGGCTCCTCTCAGCCGTCGTCCCGGCCCGCGCCCGCGGTCCTCGCCTCGGCGGAGTGGTCCTGACGCCCTCAGGCCCAGCGCCTCCTTGGACCCGTCCCGGCGTCCACCCGGCTCCCACCCTCACCTCAGGGAGTCGCCTCCGCCTCTCCGTTCCGTGGTCTGGCGTCCATGCGGCCCAGTCTTCTCGGAGGCCCTGCCCCATGCGTGCCCGGTACCCTTGGCGCCCTTGGGCTCCGTGGGCTGATCCCAGCCGTGTCTCTGCAACCGCTCCCCCTTTCTGCCCTTCCGTTCTCAACGCCACCATCCCAGACGCCCCCTTCAGCCCTCTGATGGTCCCAGCCTCATACTCCCAGGATCCTTGCTTGACTCCCTCCAGAGCTGAGTGCTGGAGAGGTGCCGGGGTGAGGATGGGGGCTCAGAAGTATCAAACAGCTCAGGTTTGGGGCTGACATGATTGCAGCTATCCCGGTGTTCTCAGGCTTCAGACATGGCTGGTCCTGGGACTCGGAGGGCCCCTCCAGACTCAGTCTCCCTCTTCCGCTAtcactttctctctgttcttctcagCCACTCTACTCTTGGTGATTATTTTCACACAGGTATCAACTTGAGGGTTGATGACCATCCTGCTGTTTCCAGCCAAAGTCTCAGGGGTGCTTCATATTGGCCAGCCTGGTTCACGTGTCCATGCTAAGGCCAGTTGTTGAGGCCCATCAGCTGGGGGCCTATCTGGGGTTATGGTGTTGGTTCCCTGGACAGGTGATGCTGGAATAGTCAAAGCTGGACTTGTTGGTCTCTGACCTCGTGGCTTCCCCACCATCCAGTGGGGAAGACTTGACCATGCAACAAAATGCTGGGAAAAGGGGGTCATGCGGACTGGACCAGGGAGGAGGGATGTCTGAACTGAGGCAGGGGGCTGGAAAGTGGTGTAGTTGTGTCTTCCTTGTTACCCTCATGGCCACCCAAGTGGCAGAGGGGCACAGGTGGTTTGTGTAGCAAGGGTGCCTGTAGCTCCTGGTGCCTCTTGAGAGGCAGCACAGGGcttggcatgtgcaaaggccctgagagaATGTGGGGCCAGTGTCTTGGAGGGACTGGGTAGAACATAGGGGGCAAGGAAGTGAGAGTGGAAGTGCACTGGGGGTGTTAGCATAGCCTTTGGGAGCTGACACTGGGAAGATAGGGTCCATTTTGGGAAGGAAGGGGCAAGAGCAGGCTGGGAAGGGAGGCTGAGTGCTGTGGACCTTTAGGCTGGAGATTGGTGGCTGGGATCAGAGCAGTGCTTGGGGgtggagagaagtggacagatttACAAGGTTGGGGTTGGGGTGAGAATAACTGGATGGATGTGGCATGGGGAGGCTGGGCTTGGGAGCAAACAACAATGGCCTCAGGTACAGACGATCCATGGACAGGCTGGCTTGGCACTGTTGTAGCTTCACCAGATGACCAGTGCCTTGGGGGTTCCTCTCCTGGGTTCCTCCTGTGGCTCTGGCCAGGTGGGGCCAAATAGTTATTCTGTCCAAGCCCTCAGTCTTGCTGATGGTATGGAAGCACTTGCATTCTCAACCTGCAGCCACACGGCCAGGTTGCAGGGGTCTCCCCAGCAAACTGCAGAAATGGCCTTTTGTGGAGGGTTCTCACTTTGCTTTTCATGTTTCTTCTCAGTGGGCTGGTTTGGCAGACTTCTCACGGCTTTGGGCGTGGGACCTTGGCGTGATTTATCCTAGTCTTTCATGTTTGTCATAATTTTTCCTGTGcagaatttcacatttttatgtaGTCATATCTGCACAGATTTCCTTTCATGTTCTTCACAACACCAAAATAATCAAAACATGAAAGAGAgctttcttgttctctttgtttctgattataaaagtcacacaggggccggccctgtggcccagtggttaagtttgtgcacgcCACtgtggcaacccagggttttgccggtttcgatcctgggcgcggacatggcaccgctcgtcaggccacacgccagaactagaaggactcacaactaaaatatacaactatgtaccggggggctttggggagaaaaaggaaaaaataaaaaatcttaaaaaaaaaaaaaaagattttacttttcctttttctccccaaagccccccggtacatagttgtatattctttgttgtgggtccttctagttgtggcatgtgggacgctgcctcagtgtggcttgatgagcagtgccatgtccgcgcccaggattcgaaccaacgaaacattgggccgcctgcagcggagcacgcgaacttaaccgctcggccacggggccagccccggaaaagtaaaatcttaaaagtcACACAGGCTTGTAAAAAAATCTGTTACATGATTTATAAAGCTTTGGCAACATTGCTCCAACCTGAGACCACTAGCTACCTCAGTGTTTGCCTGCCTTCCCTGATCTGACTCTCCCAGCCTTTGCCTAGGGCCCCAGTGACCACCTTCCTCTCCGCTCTGATTCTGCAGATCCCACACCAGAGTCCTGTTGGAGAGGACGGCGAGTGTTGTTCCAGGACCCAGGAGACACTCCTTTCCTGACTATGCCACACAGGAGTGCCCCTGCATGGGGAGCTGCTGACTTTGCCAGTATGGATGCCAGAGTGGCCCTGGTCTTGGCTGGGGCTAGGCATCTGGGGA comes from Equus asinus isolate D_3611 breed Donkey chromosome 26, EquAss-T2T_v2, whole genome shotgun sequence and encodes:
- the UBE2M gene encoding NEDD8-conjugating enzyme Ubc12, giving the protein MIKLFSLKQQKKEEESAGGTKGSSKKASAAQLRIQKDINELNLPKTCDISFSDPDDLLNFKLVICPDEGFYKSGKFVFSFKVGQGYPHDPPKVKCETMVYHPNIDLEGNVCLNILREDWKPVLTINSIIYGLQYLFLEPNPEDPLNKEAAEVLQNNRRLFEQNVQRSMRGGYIGSTYFERCLK